In one Amaranthus tricolor cultivar Red isolate AtriRed21 chromosome 8, ASM2621246v1, whole genome shotgun sequence genomic region, the following are encoded:
- the LOC130821626 gene encoding uncharacterized protein LOC130821626 — translation MAYIRPPQYDGEADPVRFENWLAEMEKLLEVINCPAHLKVKLASFYLSGPAELWWRSIKATMTDTFWDDFFITLRQQFYPPSLQRKKKNEFLHLRYGLMTVIEYSCKFNELSRFASDIVSKESVRASRFFEGLNLKIQKGIGKYSDFRDLYDQVLEYERILDKEDNTNKRKFGGGNNNTGTRGQPIGIASRSKQQLQQESQYRSPIVMKEKNLINNFPLFDTLMKLT, via the exons atggCATATATTCGACCGCCGCAATACGACGGAGAAGCTGATCCGGTTCGCTTCGAGAATTGGCTCGCAGAGATGGAGAAACTTTTAGAGGTCATTAACTGTCCAGCGCACCTAAAAGTAAAGCTGGCTTCCTTCTACCTATCTGGTCCAGCAGAGTTATGGTGGCGTTCTATCAAGGCCACTATGACTGATACCTTTTGGGATGATTTCTTTATAACTCTTCGTCAACAATTCTATCCTCCATCACTCCAACGGAAAAAGAAGAATGAGTTCTTACATCTTCGTTATGGTCTTATGACCGTGATTGAATACAGTTGTAAGTTCAATGAGCTGTCTCGATTTGCTTCTGACATTGTAAGCAAAGAAAGTGTTCGTGCATCCCGCTTCTTCGagggtcttaatcttaagatccaaaagggGATTGGGAAGTATTCTGACTTTCGAGATCTCTACGACCAAGTGCTTGAGTATGAAAGGATCCTTGACAAGGaggacaacaccaacaaaagaaaatttggtgGAGGCAACAACAACACAGGAACAAGAGGCCAACCAATTGGGATCGCAAGCCGTTCCAAAcaacaacttcaacaagagtcaca GTACAGGAGCCCCATTGTCATGAAGGAGAAGAATTTGATTAACAATTTTCCTTTGTTTGATACATTGATGAAACTAACGTGA